A single genomic interval of Pseudochaenichthys georgianus chromosome 3, fPseGeo1.2, whole genome shotgun sequence harbors:
- the LOC139432835 gene encoding hexokinase HKDC1-like: MFAVHLVVSFFSKLQEDPTKKVDRFMYAMHLHDDQLSDISARFQAEMKKGLSAESNAAAAVKMLPTHVHSTPDGSEKGHFLALDLGGSKFKVLQVKVREGTGVRRGGVEMEEKTYPIPEELLTGSGKELFDHVSESLKDFLHEKKISVEKKHPLALTFSFPCEQSALNQGLLLNWSKNFRARGVQGKDVVQALREAVNRTGGMDVEVLAMVNDTVATMMTCGFDDRYCEVGLIVGSGTNACYMEELHHIDLVEGDEGRMCVNTEWGAFGDDGALNDYITEFDREVDAASNNPGKQILEKMVSGMYLGELVRLVVLKMAKLGLLFEGQVSDALRTKGKITTAHVAAMEEYKHGLKNTRNILVDLDLSPTPDDCIAVQRVSTIVSFRSSNLVAAGLAAILTQIRQNRHLRTLRITVGVDGTVYKTHPRYANRLHKVVQRLIPECHVRFVLSDGGSSKGAALVTAVAQRLASQRRQVDETLSPLRLSGEQLLLVKKRMRGALEAGLKSKGPSAVKMLPSYVYQTPDGTEHGKYLALGLGGTNFRALLVDLKKGLLQNSRLNHKIYPTPVEIMQGSGEELFDHIAQCVGDFLDYMGMKSARLPAGFTFSFPCEQAGIDTGTLVSWTKRFKATDCEGHNVVGMLREAIKRRNEFDLDIVSVVNDTVGTMMSCACEDPQCEIGLIAGTGTNVCYMEELKNIEKIEQEKGQMEREGEEKQDDGAEREKKEEHAGIPKMCINTEWGGLGDDGFLDDIITHYDSEVDQNSLNPGKQRFEKLISGMYLGEVVRQVLLNLTRGGLLFRGQVTEALKTPGIFHTKDLSQIESDRVALLQVRSVLQQLGLDSTCDDSIIVKEVCGAVSHRAAQLCGAGLAAVVDKIRENRGLDHLDITVGVDGSLYKLHPHFSGVLQQTVKMLAPQCTVSFLPSEGGSGTGAALTAAVARKKLEK; the protein is encoded by the exons GTGGACAGGTTTATGTACGCCATGCATCTCCATGACGACCAGCTAAGCGACATCTCCGCTCGTTTCCAGGCTGAAATGAAGAAGGGCCTTTCAGCGGAAAGCAACGCTGCAGCAGCGGTGAAGATGCTGCCAACACACGTGCACTCCACTCCTGATGGATCAG AGAAAGGACATTTTCTGGCATTGGATCTTGGAGGCTCCAAGTTTAAGGTGCTCCAAGTTAAAGTGAGAGAGGGCACGGGGGTCAGGAGAGGAGGAGTGGAGATGGAGGAGAAGACCTACCCCATACCTGAGGAGCTACTCACTGGGAGTGGAAAAGAG CTTTTTGACCACGTGTCAGAGTCTCTGAAGGACTTCCTGCATGAGAAGAAGATCAGTGTGGAGAAGAAACATCCTCTGGCCCTCACCTTCTCTTTCCCCTGTGAACAATCCGCCTTAAATCAG GGATTATTGTTGAACTGGAGTAAAAACTTCCGGGCTCGAGGTGTTCAGGGTAAAGATGTGGTCCAGGCCCTCAGAGAGGCTGTAAACAGGACTGGG GGTATGGATGTAGAGGTGTTAGCCATGGTTAACGACACTGTAGCGACCATGATGACCTGCGGCTTTGATGACCGGTACTGTGAAGTAGGACTCATCGTTG gTAGTGGCACCAATGCATGCTATATGGAGGAACTGCATCACATTGACCTGGTGGAGGGGGACGAGGGCAGGATGTGTGTGAACACGGAGTGGGGGGCCTTCGGAGACGATGGCGCTCTGAATGATTACATTACAGAGTTTGACAGGGAAGTGGACGCAGCCTCCAACAACCCTGGGAAACAAAT TTTGGAGAAGATGGTCAGTGGGATGTATCTGGGGGAGTTAGTGAGGCTGGTTGTATTAAAGATGGCAAAACTTGGACTGCTGTTTGAAGGACAAGTGTCTGATGCTCTGAGGACCAAAGGAAAGATAACCACTGCACATGTAGCAGCCATGGAGGA ATACAAACACGGTTTGAAGAACACCAGAAATATTCTTGTGGATCTTGATTTGAGTCCAACACCTGACGACTGCATTGCTGTCCAACGTGTCAGCACCATAGTGTCCTTCAGGTCCTCAAACCTGGTGGCTGCAGGACTGGCAGCTATCCTGACTCAAATTAGGCAAAACCGGCATTTGAGGACATTAAGAATCACTGTTGGCGTGGATGGGACTGTCTACAAGACGCATCCACG GTATGCTAATCGTCTCCATAAAGTGGTGCAGCGGCTGATTCCTGAGTGCCATGTCAGGTTTGTGCTCTCAGACGGCGGCAGCAGCAAAGGAGCCGCTCTGGTCACAGCCGTCGCACAAAGACTGGCATCACAAAGGCGACAG GTGGATGAGACGCTGTCGCCCCTCAGACTGAGCGGAGAGCAGCTGCTGTTGGTGAAGAAGAGGATGAGGGGGGCGCTGGAGGCAGGGTTGAAGAGTAAAGGCCCCTCTGCTGTCAAAATGCTGCCTTCTTATGTGTACCAAACACCCGATGGCACAG AGCATGGAAAGTACCTTGCCTTGGGTCTGGGAGGAACAAACTTCAGAGCGTTGCTGGTGGACCTTAAAAAAGGTCTGCTACAGAACTCAAGACTCAACCACAAGATCTACCCCACACCAGTGGAGATAATGCAGGGAAGTGGAGAAGAG TTGTTTGATCATATAGCGCAGTGTGTAGGTGACTTCCTGGACTACATGGGGATGAAGAGCGCCCGTCTTCCTGCAGGCTTCACCTTCTCCTTCCCCTGCGAGCAGGCAGGGATTGACACA GGCACACTGGTGAGCTGGACCAaacgcttcaaggccacagactGTGAAGGACACAATGTTGTTGGCATGCTGAGGGAAGCCATCAAGAGACGCAAC GAGTTTGACTTGGACATAGTGTCAGTGGTCAACGACACAGTGGGGACCATGATGAGCTGCGCCTGTGAAGACCCTCAGTGTGAAATTGGACTGATTGCTG GAACTGGCACTAATGTGTGCTACATGGAGGAGCTGAAGAACATTGAGAAGATTGAACAAGAGAAAGGACAAATGGAAAGAGAAGGAGAGGAAAAG CAGGATGATGGAGCGGAAAGAGAGAAGAAGGAAGAGCATGCTGGGATACCGAAGATGTGTATAAACACAGAGTGGGGGGGTCTGGGTGACGATGGCTTTCTGGATGACATTATCACACATTATGACAGTGAGGTCGACCAAAACTCACTGAACCCTGGAAAACAAAG gtttgAAAAGCTGATCAGTGGGATGTATTTAGGTGAAGTTGTTCGTCAGGTGTTATTGAATTTAACCAGAGGAGGTTTGCTGTTCAGAGGACAAGTCAcagaagctttaaaaacaccGGGAATATTCCACACCAAAGACCTGTCACAAATAGAGAG TGACCGCGTGGCTCTACTGCAGGTCAGATCTGTTCTCCAGCAGCTGGGGCTCGACAGCACCTGTGACGACAGCATCATTGTCAAAGAG GTTTGTGGGGCAGTGTCCCATCGAGCAGCTCAGCTTTGTGGGGCAGGGCTGGCCGCCGTGGTCGACAAGATCAGAGAGAACCGAGGACTGGACCATCTGGACATCACTGTGGGGGTGGACGGGTCACTCTACAAACTACATCCACA TTTCTCTGGAGTCCTCCAGCAGACTGTCAAAATGTTGGCTCCTCAGTGTACCGTGAGCTTCCTGCCATCAGAGGGAGGCAGCGGGACGGGGGCTGCCCTCACTGCAGCGGTGGCCAGGAAGAAACTGGAGAAGTAA